From a single Sus scrofa isolate TJ Tabasco breed Duroc chromosome 13, Sscrofa11.1, whole genome shotgun sequence genomic region:
- the DPPA2 gene encoding developmental pluripotency-associated protein 2, translating to MAYPNYEKNYFEGAIDEENVILTLVPVNEEIIEDHQMEPGVSSALEVKSTNDEVHPPETNKQFKASPKSCHKTIHPLPSILPPINQVNRNTLRNWCQQLNLSTSGQKIEVYMRLRTYAYSEKDQYIPETSWETRLQSASRKHKMVTKRPRVQKSKMSERGEKTNMVEVVTPAQEAMLAAWSRIASRAVHPKAVNLPPVPASVETFLPQASGVRWCVVHGRPCFADTEGWVRLQFHAGQAWVPHTPRKMISLFMLPACTFPSPDLEDNMLCPECAKRNKKIMKKLIAMRKRKKPSLNTPTSFPSDGPSLDTK from the exons ATGGCATACCCAAATTATGAGAAG AATTATTTTGAAGGagcaatagatgaagaaaatgtgattcTTACATTGGTTCCAGTTAATGAGGAAATTATTGAAGACCATCAGATGGAACCAGGTGTTTCTTCAGCTTTGGAAGTCAAGAGTACAAATGATGAAG TTCATCCTCCTGAAACCAACAAACAGTTCAAAGCTAGCCCAAAATCATGTCATAAAACAATTCATCCTTTGCCGAGCATTTTGCCTCCAATTAATCAAGTGAATCGGAACACTTTGCGGAACTGGTGTCAACAACTTAATTTGAGTACCAGTGGCCAG aaAATAGAGGTTTATATGAGACTCCGGACATATGCTTATTCTGAAAAAGATCAG TATATTCCTGAAACATCATGGGAGACCAGATTGCAGTCAGCTTCAAGGAAACACAAGATGGTGACCAAGAGACCAAGAGTTCAGAAAAGTAAGATGAGTGAGAGAGGGGAAAAGACCAACATGGTTGAAGTGGTAACTCCGGCTCAGGAGGCCATGTTGGCAGCATGGTCAAGAATTGCTTCAAGAGCCGTTCACCCTAAGGCTGTGAATTTACCTCCCGTTCCTGCTTCTGTTGAGACCTTTCTGCCACAAGCCTCTG GTGTCCGATGGTGTGTGGTCCACGGCAGACCGTGTTTTGCAGATACAGAAGGTTGGGTTCGCCTGCAGTTCCATGCAGGTCAGGCCTGGGTGCCTCATACCCCTAGGAAGATGATCTCTCTCTTCATGTTACCTGCCTGCACTTTCCCATCCCCAGACCTAGAAGATAATATGTTATGCCCTGAATGTGCTAAGAG gaataagaaaattatgaaaaaattaattgcaatgaggaagaggaagaagcctAGTTTGAACACACCAACATCATTCCCTTCAGATGGACCAAGTCTTGATACAAAATAA